Within the Arthrobacter caoxuetaonis genome, the region TGGCCGCTCATTTCGAGCATTTCGCGGGCTTCTTCTTCGTCCAGCTCCACGAGGTCGGCTTCAAGCTTGGCATCGAGGAAGATGGCGTCGGCGGGAGCAACGAGTTCGCGCAGCTCAGCCTGGCGGTCCGGGTTGCCCAGGACGGCGTCGTCGACGTTGAACACGTAGATGAACGGCTTGGCGGTGAGCAGGCTCAGTTCACGCAGCTGGTCCATGTCCAGCTTGTCCTTCTCCACGGAGGAGAAGATGGTGTCTCCGCGTTCCAGCACGGCCTGGGCGGCCTGCATGGCAGCCAGCTGCGCGGCGTCGCGCTTCTTGATCTTCACTTCCTTCTCCACGCGCGGAATGGCCTTCTCCAGGGTCTGGAGGTCCGCGAGGATCAGTTCAGTGTTGATGGTCTCCATGTCCGAGCGGGGATCAACCTTGCCGTCCACGTGGACAACATCGGGATCATCGAACACGCGGATGACCTGGGCAATGGCCTCGGCCTCGCGGATGTTCGCCAGGAACTGGTTGCCCAGTCCTTCGCCCTCGGAGGCACCCTTCACAATGCCGGCGATGTCCACGAAGGACACTGTTGCGGGCAGGATCCGGGCCGAGCCGAAGATCTCCGCAAGCTTGGCCAGCCGCGGGTCCGGCAGGGAGACGACGCCGACATTCGGCTCGATCGTGGCGAACGGATAGTTCGCCGCGAGCACGTTGTTGCGGGTCAGCGCATTGAACAGGGTTGATTTGCCGACGTTGGGCAGGCCGACGATGCCAATAGTAAGAGCCACGTTAGTAAATGTTACCGGGGCAGCCCGCCTGAGCCGAACCGGACACCGCGGCGCCCGGGAAGGGCACCCGCGAAGTTAGGAGCGGCGGCCGCCAAGTCCGCGGGAGGTGTCCCCCATGGCCTTGAGGGTGGCTCGGATTTCCTTGGGCAGGGAGAAGATGATGTCCTCTTCCGCCGTGACGACTTCCTCGACGTCGCCGTAGCCGTACTGGGCCAGCAGGTTCAGGACGTCCTGGACCAGGTTCTCCGGCACCGAAGCGCCGGAGGTCACTCCCACGGTGGAGACGCCTTCAAACCAGGACTCGTCCACCTCATTGGCGAAGTCCACCCGGTAAGAGGCCTTGGCACCGTACTCCAGGGCAACCTCAACCAGGCGCACCGAGTTCGAGGAGTTCGCGGAACCGACCACAATGACGAGGTCCGCGTCGGGGGCGATCTTCTTGATCGCGGCCTGCCGGTTGGAGGTGGCGTAGCAAATGTCGTCGCTGGGCGGATCCTGCAGGGTGGGGAACCGCTTGCGCAGCAGATTCACCGTATGCATGGCTTCATCCACGCTCAGTGTGGTCTGGGACAGCCAAATGACCTTGTTGGGATCACGGACCACCACCTTGTCCACATCTTCGGGACCGTTCACAATCTGCGTGTGTTCGGGGGCCTCTCCGTAGGTGCCTTCAACTTCCTCGTGGCCCTCGTGTCCGATCAGCAGGATGTCGAAGTCGTCGCGGGCAAACCGCACTGCTTCCTTATGGACCTTGGTCACCAGCGGGCAGGTGGCGTCGATGGTCTGCAGGTTCCTGTCCTTCGCGGACTGCACGACGGCGGGAGAGACTCCGTGTGCGGAGAAGATCAGCCTGGCGCCTTCCGGGACCTCGTCGGTTTCATCGACGAAGATGGCGCCTTTTTCCTCCAGCGTGTGGACCACGTGCAGGTTGTGGACGATCTGCTTGCGGACGTAGATCGGCGGCCCGTAGGCCTCCAGTGCCTTCTCGACGGCGATGACGGCACGGTCGACGCCGGCGCAGTAGCCGCGCGGGGCTGCGAGCAGGACCCGGCGCGCACCGGAAACCGGCGCGGCAGCAGCAACCTCTTCGGGGCTGCGGCGGCGGCGGGGCACGGTGGGCATCGGCACGGAAACGGCTGTGCTGGTCATGACTCCATGCTAGCCGGTACGCGGAACGGACCCCGGGCCCATGCGTCCAAGTCCGCTGTCAGCGCACCTGCCGGCGGCTTCCGGCGACCAGCCGAAAGATCAGCCCGACGACGGCGAGTGCCCCGGCACCCAGCATCAGCGGTACGAGCCAGCCTTGGAAGTTTTCGGCAGCCCGCGGAGCGAGCGCCGAGATGAAAGTGGAAGCAACGGGGTTGGCCGGGAGCCGGCCTTCGGCGAGTCCCGGCAGCGCGCCTGCCGCCAGCCAGAGCACTACGCCCAAGGCGACGGCGCCGAGGCCGGCCAGTGCCAGGGTTGTGGACCGGCGCCTGGCTGCCAGCAGGCCGAGCAGCAGGGCCAGAGCGGCAGCGGCAGTGAACAGCGGCCAGGACTCTGCAAACCGGGTCAGGTTTGCCAGTTCGGCGCTGCGGTCGGTGTTGGACACCACAATCGGGCGGGGACCGGCGTCGGGCGCTTCTGTTCCCATTTCCCCGGCGATGCCTGCCGTGGCGAGGTTCAGCAGCGGACCGATGTCGAGGGTGGGGACACCGGTGTCGAAGGTCTCGGCGTGTGAGTTTTCAAGGGTCGCCGTCCAGGCATCGGGATAGCCCGGGTCCTGCTGGATCCCGGAAACGATGCGCTCAACAATGGGCTCCACGAAAGACGCCATCCCCTCGGGCAGTCCGTCCGTGGCGGCCTGGCCGGCCTGGTCGGCAACTGCGGCAGAGAGCTCAGCCTGGAACGCCTGATCCTCTCCAAGCGGCTGGGCCAGGGAAGCGAATCCCGGGCCTGAGACCACATGCTGCGCGAGCCAGGCCCCGCATGCTGCTGTCCCTGCCAGCAGCACTGCCGCCACGACCAGGAGTGCCGAAGCAAAACTACGCATTCTTCCCCGCTTTTCTTCCACCATCAGCCGTTGTCGGCCTTCCCTAAAGTACCGGCAGAAGGCTTGCCGGCGCCTGAGTGCCGGGTCCGCGGCCAGCCGTGTCCCCGGCACCTGATAGACATTAACCCAGGGACGGTTCCGCCGCGGCACCTCCCGATGAGATGACCAGGAGCTCGAATTGCAGGATGAGACAGGCCCCCAGGACCCTGGCGCTGCCGATGCAGGGACCGCGCTGGCACCCACCGCTGCCCTCACGTCGCCGGAGAATCCGTGGCCGCTGGCCCTGCTGTCGAAGAACCTGAAGGCCTACATCGACCGGGCCCCCGCAGCGTGGGTCGAAGGCCAGGTCATCGAACTGAACCGGCGCGCGAACGCCTCCTACATCACGCTTCGCGACGTCGACGCCGAGGTCTCGCTCTCGCTCACAGTGTGGGGAACGGTCATGAACCGGCTGGAGCTCCCGCTCGAACGGGGTGCCCGCGTCGTCGCGCACATCAAACCGGATTTTTGGATGAAGACCGGCCGCCTGTCCATGCAGACCCGGGAGATCCGTCCCGTCGGCCTCGGCGACCTGCTGGCACG harbors:
- the ychF gene encoding redox-regulated ATPase YchF, encoding MALTIGIVGLPNVGKSTLFNALTRNNVLAANYPFATIEPNVGVVSLPDPRLAKLAEIFGSARILPATVSFVDIAGIVKGASEGEGLGNQFLANIREAEAIAQVIRVFDDPDVVHVDGKVDPRSDMETINTELILADLQTLEKAIPRVEKEVKIKKRDAAQLAAMQAAQAVLERGDTIFSSVEKDKLDMDQLRELSLLTAKPFIYVFNVDDAVLGNPDRQAELRELVAPADAIFLDAKLEADLVELDEEEAREMLEMSGQEESGLDKLARVGFHTLGLQTYLTAGPKETRAWTIRKGDTAPQAAGVIHTDFQRGFIKAEVVSFEDLVEAGSMAEAKAHGKVRIEGKDYVMADGDVVEFRFNV
- a CDS encoding 4-hydroxy-3-methylbut-2-enyl diphosphate reductase, producing the protein MTSTAVSVPMPTVPRRRRSPEEVAAAAPVSGARRVLLAAPRGYCAGVDRAVIAVEKALEAYGPPIYVRKQIVHNLHVVHTLEEKGAIFVDETDEVPEGARLIFSAHGVSPAVVQSAKDRNLQTIDATCPLVTKVHKEAVRFARDDFDILLIGHEGHEEVEGTYGEAPEHTQIVNGPEDVDKVVVRDPNKVIWLSQTTLSVDEAMHTVNLLRKRFPTLQDPPSDDICYATSNRQAAIKKIAPDADLVIVVGSANSSNSVRLVEVALEYGAKASYRVDFANEVDESWFEGVSTVGVTSGASVPENLVQDVLNLLAQYGYGDVEEVVTAEEDIIFSLPKEIRATLKAMGDTSRGLGGRRS